Within Scomber japonicus isolate fScoJap1 chromosome 18, fScoJap1.pri, whole genome shotgun sequence, the genomic segment tttaaaaataaaagcccAAATTAACATGTCTTTGTGACTCCTCTGCATATTAAACTGGTAATGACAGCGCTGTTTTACATTGCTTGGGAGACAGTCAGGACTGTGGGCAGTGGACACGCCATCGGTGGCTCTGCCTGAGTGAATCACCCCTTGAGGTGAGATGTTTCGTGCCCAGACTCTGACTGGATCTTTCTGGAAATGACTCCCAGTGGACAAAGGCGCAGCTGTTCAAAGTTCCTCACTGTTGGCAGCAATGCACAACAGAGAGGGTCCATTAATGAACCACCGTCACCAGGCATTTGATGCTTAATTGAGGATACATCTAGTTGTCACTTCAGACAGTGGTGTTACAAATGGTGGCTCATGAACATCAGTGATAGATGGTGGTGATATGCCTTTATCAGTCTGTGATTTCAGGCAATGAAACAGTCTGGAGTCGCTCAGTCAATCAGCAGTCATTCACTTATAgtaccgtttttttttttttgcatggtGGAAACAATCAACATCTGTTTGATGCTGGTCACTGCTTTGTAATTACTTTATTGAACATGAGCAGCTTTGCCACTTTCTTCCAAGCACGTATCTGCTGTTTGCTTTTCCACCTTGCTAGCCCTACCACTGTTTTTATCGCTCAAAGCTAACTAAACTGTCACCTCTTTTCCCACCGGGCGTGTTGACATTTTCAAGCCTCAGAGAGTCCCATGCAGGCAAAGCTGGTTGCCAAGGAGACAAAACCCCAACATGTTCCCCAATGTTTGAGGGTGGGGGCAGCTGCTGGTGCCTGAGGACTCAAGAGGAAATACAGATGGGCTTTCCGTTTTTGTCATACTGGTACACCAACATTTTGATGCAGTGGGAGTTGGCTGGTGAGATCCAGGGACTGCTTGTGATAGAGAAATTGTGGCTGGCATAGAACGGCGGTGGCTGCTTCCGGCAATGGACCAGTGCTCGCAGCACGTTAGCCGCCATGCCCCTGAAGCGCTTGCTGATGAAACAGTAGAGAAAGAAGTTGACACCGGTGTTGAGTAATGCCAGCATGTTCGCCAGATCAGTGAGCATGTGGAGCAGCCGACCGGCACCTTGTGAGGCTGGAGGAGGGGAGTAGAAGTGGTAGAGGATCATGAGGGTGCGTGGGGCCCACAACACAGCGAAAATGGAGGTGATAGCGAGGAGAATGGCGGTGGTCTTGCCGGTAGAGTAGCCACGCAGACGGAAACAGCTGCGGCGTCTGCGTAGCTTGCGCACGATAACAGCATTGAGGGAGAAGAAGACACTGCAGGGGAGGAGGTAGACAGTGGCACAATGGGCCCACACCAGGACATGTTGAGCCACAGTTCTTCTGTTGccctcccctccaccaccactgcCCAGACCAGGCAGGCTGTGCCACAGCTCAGGCCACCAGTAATACGGGGCTGCAGAGAGCAGACACCCAATGTAGACGGCGAATATCACCCTTCGTGTACGGGCTGGATAGGAGACCGTGTGGTAGCGCAGCGGGTGGCAAACAGCAATGTAACGGTCGATGGTGAGCGGCACAGTGATCCAGATGGAGGTGTGGATGGAGGAGAACTCCAGAACCTGCACTGCATTGTTTATTGATGGTGGCAGCGGTGTAGCCAAAATAAAATCCTCCAGTATGAAGTCGACAAAAACAATGAGGAGCAGGACGAGGATGTCGGCAGCCGCCAGTGCCAGGAGATAGTTGTAGGACGACTTCTGACGACGCAGCACCAGCTGGGACAGGATGACCACTGTCAGGATGTTGGCTAGGGGGAAGAAGGATGTGTGAAGATGATTGAAAGTAGATGGGTCAGGGAAATAGGGAAATGatgggaaaggaggaagtatgATGAGATTGGAAAAGGAATGGGTGCAGGATAGggcaaggaaggaaacagagagatTGCGTGTTAGTGGGCAGGTAATTGAAAAGGGGCAACACTCATCCTGCCAACAACaaactagaaaaataaaataaatagagatGCAGTCGATAGCAGCCAgaggtgtaaccaacatgtacacacaacacCATGAACAAACAAATTGAGTGGAAATTGTTCAGTACCATCGACAGCATATCTATACCAAACAGATGTAAGAGCAGCTCAGGTGCCACTTTTTTCCTTCACAACATTTCCTTTCACTTCAATATTAACCATATTCAGCTATACCAGCTCTCCTTCTCTGTAatccttctttttatttctcccttCTCATTTCCCCCTCATCTACACCTGCTGTGTAATTTCTGTACCACCTGCCTCTGCCTTTGGCCAAATTATTATCTCTAATAAAATGTAAAGccacaacaaaaacagaggGGCAACTTGCAGCATCACAGCCTTGGTAAATCTGCTGAGTTCACTGCTGCCCTCCCCAAAATAAGCTCCTAAAACAAAGCACAAGTACACCCCATCTCTCCATGTCTGTCTCTCATTTTCAATCTTTACTCCACGCCTCCATCATATAATGTTACATCTTCTTTTCCATGttgcaaaataaaatgtctcatCTGTCTCACCACCCTCTGTCTTTTGTATGACAGGTAACTAACCCAGGTGGAGGACATAAGGGAGACCATGCTATGTTCTTATtgtttgctgaaaagaaagtggACACAAAGGCCGGGATGTGATCTATCCTACTGCTGCGTTTACCAAAGCATGACCTCTGTGCGCCTCCATCAGACAGGAGGAGCACAGAGTTTGCCTCTCACGTGGAACTGCAGTTGGCAATTGAATTGAACAGctttattaaattttttttttattgacctATTCTGTTTCCTATAGTCCCTCTTTATTCCCAGGTTGTTCCGTTAAACGTGAACATTTGAGTTTACAGCTTTCTGAGCATGCTCAAACCTTTCCCAAACCAGTGAACAAGATACAGGCACTGTATGTAACTAACTAGTCTGTGTCAGTGAAATTCCTGAGGGTTAAAATATTTACAGGAATACTTTTCTGTTACATGTTTGTAACTcctaaaaaatgatttttcatTGAGTTTGAAACAAAATTTTGTTTTCAAACTCATCTTAAATTCACAAGCCACAAGCCATAACAAGACCATAACATGTAGGTGAAAGCTAGGAAAACATTAACAATGTAGGCAATGTAGGCATTTGACAAATTGTATGTCAAATGGGTTTTTTCAGCTTGAAACTTTACTTGTGTTGTTTCAATCTCCCACTCTTATGACCACTGTCTTTTTTGCAGCAGGCACAGAAAGGGAGTCTTGGATATGCATCTGTCAGGTTGACACAAACTCCAAAAAAAGATGCCAATGTCACTCTGTGTCTGTTGGATGTGAAAGTAGGCAGTTGTTTGCTATTACATTTACCATAACAACTTTAATGTTGGTAATATGCTGTTTTTACAGATTGTTTCTTCTTCGTCACCAAGCATAGTAATTTGTGAAAAGTTGATGTTGacatcaacatatttttttagGGATTGTATAATGTTACATAAGTAATCTTGAAAATATTTGCAAATGTCCTATTCTTGTAGAAAGTATGTGTGACATGAAGTGTAAAAGGCATTATATGAGAAAATCAATATTTTCCCAATGTGTCCAAAGATCCCCATTTCATGCTGTACTGGTGTAATTACCCAAAATAACAATCAGATAAACACAGCCTTGTATCTACCCTTTACTGCTTTCAAGCTGTCGCTTCTAGGGAAACTGTCTAGTGCAGCATGAAGCCATCTCCAGTCTGTTTCCTCAGACGAAGATGCGTCTGACATTGATCTGCATCACAGTATTACCGAGACATCAATGCACTTAGCAGCCGTCATTGTCCATAtatacaatatgtgtgtgtgtgtagggggatGACTGCTGCTCTGTGGTCCTGTCCCCGTCTTCTGTAATAGATCTGGGATTGGATTAAATATGGCAGCTTGGAGTCTGGTACATCACACTTCACAGCCTCAGCCACTATCAGCTGATTACAAATTACAAAGCCGGCTCCAGATAATGACTAAAGATGTCCTTGCCAGACTGGAAGATGTGCagcagaagacacacacacattaacacgtCTGTGCACGCACAcccgagcacacacacagatcattagTGATGCGCCAATTCATTAACATAGAAACTATCAATAACCATAAATGAGATGTCAAAGCAGCTTACAAGACTCAACAAGCCAATATGTGAACATGTAGGGCCGCTGGATTGCGTTACACCCCCATCAACTCCCACCCCGGCCGCTTGTACGCCACACTAGCCTCTGCACAGACAAGTTAAATTGCTTTCAGGTTGAATCCTCGTTGAGTGTGATATTGATTCTTTGTTTTCATCAGCAGGTCATCCACTTTCTGACTGTGTCTTCCTCTTCTAGTTGTCTATCTCTAGAGATATCAATCAATCCAGACTGCAATTTCAATAAAATTAGAGGGTTAACCTTAGACTCAAGGATATGGCGCGTCAGGATTGGCATGATGAAGTCTGAAATAACACTCACTGCAATAACTACAGGTTGTTGGAGATTGCTTTTGTTCTTGAAaaatat encodes:
- the gpr139 gene encoding probable G-protein coupled receptor 139 isoform X3, with the translated sequence MEHSHIFPVFSPNESTWSPGQHPSEVSQGCPLGPLPVIYYSILLCLGLPVANILTVVILSQLVLRRQKSSYNYLLALAAADILVLLLIVFVDFILEDFILATPLPPSINNAVQVLEFSSIHTSIWITVPLTIDRYIAVCHPLRYHTVSYPARTRRVIFAVYIGCLLSAAPYYWWPELWHSLPGLGSGGGGEGNRRTVAQHVLVWAHCATVYLLPCSVFFSLNAVIVRKLRRRRSCFRLRGYSTGKTTAILLAITSIFAVLWAPRTLMILYHFYSPPPASQGAGRLLHMLTDLANMLALLNTGVNFFLYCFISKRFRGMAANVLRALVHCRKQPPPFYASHNFSITSSPWISPANSHCIKMLVYQYDKNGKPICISS
- the gpr139 gene encoding probable G-protein coupled receptor 139 isoform X2, whose translation is MEHSHIFPVFSPNESTWSPGQHPSEVSQGCPLGPLPVIYYSILLCLGLPEANILTVVILSQLVLRRQKSSYNYLLALAAADILVLLLIVFVDFILEDFILATPLPPSINNAVQVLEFSSIHTSIWITVPLTIDRYIAVCHPLRYHTVSYPARTRRVIFAVYIGCLLSAAPYYWWPELWHSLPGLGSGGGGEGNRRTVAQHVLVWAHCATVYLLPCSVFFSLNAVIVRKLRRRRSCFRLRGYSTGKTTAILLAITSIFAVLWAPRTLMILYHFYSPPPASQGAGRLLHMLTDLANMLALLNTGVNFFLYCFISKRFRGMAANVLRALVHCRKQPPPFYASHNFSITSSPWISPANSHCIKMLVYQYDKNGKPICISS
- the gpr139 gene encoding probable G-protein coupled receptor 139 isoform X1, which gives rise to MEHSHIFPVFSPNESTWSPGQHPSEVSQGCPLGPLPVIYYSILLCLGLPANILTVVILSQLVLRRQKSSYNYLLALAAADILVLLLIVFVDFILEDFILATPLPPSINNAVQVLEFSSIHTSIWITVPLTIDRYIAVCHPLRYHTVSYPARTRRVIFAVYIGCLLSAAPYYWWPELWHSLPGLGSGGGGEGNRRTVAQHVLVWAHCATVYLLPCSVFFSLNAVIVRKLRRRRSCFRLRGYSTGKTTAILLAITSIFAVLWAPRTLMILYHFYSPPPASQGAGRLLHMLTDLANMLALLNTGVNFFLYCFISKRFRGMAANVLRALVHCRKQPPPFYASHNFSITSSPWISPANSHCIKMLVYQYDKNGKPICISS